In Cheilinus undulatus linkage group 3, ASM1832078v1, whole genome shotgun sequence, the genomic window tgcaaaaaaattgcaataccatgagtgtccacttgaggctggctgcaggaacaccagaagtcctgtctggacacctgttTAACAGCCAGTTTgtacaccagaaataaactggtttacagcctggttaaaaaaaaacaatcgtGTCTcgttagctagtgtcttattgtgctctcactgtacggggggtgaattttttagTACCATGatcatttgaattttatttaggataaacctcacttcacactgattggtgcatctcatttgattgacagatagctctgcaggcagaaactacatttctgtcaaccagaatgctagctagctagctgacaggaggTTGGcaggccattaggttgatccaaagttcggttgagactgtgacttcaatatggaagcctccgcggatcggcttcaaaagctgtttgatcATGATCATGATCAATCCACTGTATTTTATTTGACAGATATATGtgcattttacttttatgtgtgACCATTTAAtcaggggcagagccagggGGTGGCCAAGGCCACTACAGATGAATCTTTGGCCAACCCCTGGCCACCGCTTTACCAGCAACATTTATGCAGAAGCATTTTTTGCCGCAGGTATTCCCATATGAACGCATTTCAACAGCTCACCTCAAACAAATAGTTATCCACCCAAACAGATGGTGGCGGTAATACACTCAACACGTGAATGTCAACCACCAACCAACTAActacagaagaagaagaacctGTGCGCGTGCGCTCTGGGTGAAGaagctgcaggaggaggaggatgctcTGTTTCCCGCCGCCAGAGAAGAGGTTGCAGGTAAGTTAGCGGAATTAAGTTTATTCACTACGTTTGAAATGTTTCTCATCTTAATTGTGTATATTATGGCTAGTGTGCTGGAGTTGAAACTGATAGGGTTAAGTTTGCTAAGTTTAAGGCTGGCGAGGTCGAACGTAACTTTAAGATTAACAAACATGGCGGATGCCGAGCCAGGGGAATTGATAAAAAAGATCAggtttttttactcattttgacagaaaattcACAGAGACAACAAGAAAACATTACAGAATAATATGTTGAGACGACGTGACTTTGTGCTGTTCATGTTTCAGCCATGGGTTACAGCACGATCTCCGTGTTTACCAGCGTTGCTATAATGTTAAGGTTAACATACTTTGGTTTTGCACCTTTCAGGAGAAATGAAGAGGAAAATTAATTCCTACTTCATCAGTCAGTGTAGTAAGCCCAGTCATGAGAGGACGGAAAATGGTgtgaagagggagatgcatgatgatagtgatgagaCAGAGGCAGACAGTGAAGGAGAGTGCTCACAGTCACTCTTCATGGAAGTGAACATACAGGTACAGTACACCACCTGCCTTATGCATTTAGCTGAAGTACTGGAGGATTCTGCCTTCAACAGCCAACATGCAGTTTACTTTTCAAAGCCATATCAAGTCAAGTTAATCAGCTTAAAATCTAGCATGCTGACAATATTAACTTTTCTGTCTTCACCAACAGATGATCGACTTGTCCATTCAGATAGTAACAGCGATTGTGGAGTAGATCCGCCAGTTTCCTCTTCAAAATGGATGTCAAGGTAGGTTACAGGATGCCAACCACAATACACAAGTCACTGCATTGTTACTGTTTGTATCTGTTTGCATAGAATGATAAAATTTCAAGAACCTTATTTCAAAAATGTGGTTTAGATGTGATATTAGTGTCATCATTTTAACTTGTGTATCTCAACTGACGGATGACAGACTTCACACGGATCAAGAGCACAGCAGTGCAGTTGGGTTTTCAGTAAAATGCCCAGACCAGAGTGGACCGCCAGGTATATGATTTACATTCAGACACTCTCAAATTACAAATAGATTTATTGTGTAGTATAATTGAAAATTTATATAGCTATTTATATTTCTTCTTTTAGACATTTCCAGATCTCGAGCTGAAGGTCCAGTCCAGCTACAGCTTGCCGTGTTTCCGAGGACTGCCATGGGGGGTGCACAAAGAAACTTCCAAGCCTCATGGTATTCCCATCATACATGGATTGAATATTCTCAGTGCAAGGATGCTGTTTATTGTTATGCCTGCAGGAACTTTGTTCTTCCAAACACTGACTCAGTGTTCACTTCTGATAGAGGctataaaaatgggaaaaaggctATGCTCAAAGACAGAGGCTTTGCATCCCATGCTAAGTGTGAGGCACACATCAATGTTATGTTAGCCTGGAAAAAACAAGTCATTTTTGATGTCTTAATTGTCACAagagcacaaaaaaaaacagaggaaaaccGTGACTATATTAAAAGTGTAGCTGAAGTTTTACTGTCAACTGCAACACTAAACATTACACAAAGGGGTCATAAAGAGACAGTGGATTCAGGCAACAAGGGCAACTTTGTTGCTATATTAGAGGTTCTTGGTAATCATGACTTAGTCatgaaaaagaaattgaaaaCCGTTAATGCTAAATACACAAGCAAccaaagtgaaaatgaattgtTGGACACATTAGCAGAAATGGTGCGCTCCACCATTATCAGTGAGGTCAAAGAGAGTCAAGTGTTTGCCCTTatgacagatgaaaccaaagatgcaaaaaagaaagaacagatTTCTCTTGTTCTTAGGTATTACTACAGGGGAACTGTAAAAGGGagctttttgcactttaaagctgCAGAGCATCTTAATGCTGCAGGGTTGGCAAACAAAATAATACACATCCTTGAAAAATACGGGCTGGAATATAGGGACAATTTGGGCGGACAAGTTTATGATTGAGCATCAGTCATGAGCGGCAAGAACTCTGGAGTTCGGGCTCGTGTTATGTACATTGTGATGCCCACCGCCTTAATCTAGTTCATGTGGATATGGTTAAAGCTATCCCTGAAGTAGAGTGCTTCTTTTCTCTTGTGCAAAGACTGTACACATTCATGTCTGGGTCCTATGTTCACACCAAATGGctcaaaaagcagaaagaaatgTATGACAGGGCACCAAGGGAGCTACAGAGGTTAAGTGACACTCAGTGGGCCTGCCAACAGAAGGCTTGTAAAACCAATTTTGATAGACTGGCCGCAATTGTCAGTGTCCTAGAAGAAATATCGGAAGAAAGGCACGGTGATAGGTCAGTTGATGCAAGAGGTCTGCTTACCCATATTGACCTCCAGTTTGTAGGGCTTCTAGTTACAATGACTAGGCTCTTTGGTGAGGCATGATGCCTCTCCGATGCTCTGCAGTCTCCTAATCTGGATTTAAGTTTAGCTGATGATTTGGTTGAGGCTCTTGTGCTAACTCTTAAGGACTGCAGGGCTGAAAAACACTTGGAAGAGCTGTGTAAAGAAGTTCTCCATACAGCTGAACAGTGCAATATTGAGACTGATCCTGCAcctaaaagaaagaaaacactcaGCAAAAGGCTTGATGAGCATTCTGTCATGTGCCAGCTTGGTGGGCGTCCTGAGCAAAAGACGGACCATTTTCACTCAGGGTTATTTTATCCAGTCCTTGACCATATGCTCACTGAGATCAACAGATGGTTTTCTAAACCAAACTGTCAAGTGATGAGGGGCATTCAGGCATTGAATCCTACAAATACTACATTTTGTGATGAAGCAGCTCTGTTACCCTTTGCATCTATTTATGGAAGTAACACTGAAGACATGAGTTACATCAGCTAAAAAGAATCCTAGAGAGGAAAAGCCAAGCAGGCCTAGAAAAACCATCTAACATAGTTGAACTAACCAAATTCATTGAGCCCCACCATGAGGTGTTTGATGAGGTCTTTAGGTTGTGTAAAATAGCAGTCACTATACCTGTGAATACAGCTGCCTGTGAAAGGAGCTTTTCAGCACTGAAGCTTATTAAAAGTTACCTAAGATCAACCATGGATGATGAAAGATTGAGTAACCTGGGTGTTTTGAGTGTGGAGTCTAAACGAGCCACCTCCCTTGACATGGATGAATTTGTAAATTAGTTTGCTTTGAATCACAGCAACCAAAGAATACGACTTCTGTAAGTTTGTTTGGCAAAACAAGAATGTGTTCTGTGATATTGTAGATATTGTAATGGGATTTGTACATAAAATTTGTAAATCAAGTTTGAGAATCAACATGAGAATGCAACTTTGTGGGTTTGTTTGATAAAAGTGACTTTTGTAACATTCTCATGTGTTTACATTATAATAACCGTGTCAGCTTTATAACCAATTAAAAGACACcacctttttcagatttatttttattttttttttaaatcagattagGAATGCATTCAAAAGCTTATGTGGGTCTTCATGATGTACTTCTACATGGAAATTACTTCTTGGATAAGTAAATGGGTGAGTGACTAAGAAACACTACTAGATACACAGCCACTTGCCAcataggggaaaaaaaagatgaacgTTTGTGTGCCACCCCTGTGTAAgctttggtctcagtctggcCATCCCTATGAAAACTGACTGGCTGCGCCACTGCATTTAATAAGTGAGTAAAATGTCTGCTATGGAGACAACGTGCCATATAAAACGGAAGAGCTGGGAAAATTTGGCGGGATATAGTTTGAATTTTATCCATCCAGAATCTGTTTATTAATCCCAGATCCGACTTTTCTGAAGGAAACCCAGATTTTtcagaaagttgcaaaactaCTCATTTTCTGACTCCTTAGCAAAAACACAGTGAACTAAAGATGTTACTTATTGGAAACTTGCAGCAGTTGTGtgtgaatacccaacctttCATATAAAACATGGTATGATTATGAACCACCTGGTTTTAACCTCATAAGCTCAGAATCATTATTTTATAGCCATTCCTTATGTTGACTTACGGACATCCTacttttggccacatttttttcatggcGACCCACTTTTTGCATCCCAAcccacaagttgagaaccacttctGATGAATGCTGTCAAAAGAGaagaaacaccaaaaaaaaaaaaaaaaaaaacatttgaaatgagGCAGGGTGGGATGACCCCCTCTGCCACCCTTCCTTCCTGGTGTGTATGCATTCATATATGTCAGGTGTGTGTGAGATTTCACGCTAACACTCCATCCCCATCACTGCTGTCTTCGCTGGGACTTTTTTCACTCAATCTACCATATTTCTACCCTAAATATGCTGTCTATTTTTCTAAGATGACGAAAAGTGAGCATTTGAACcaaaaaaatactaaatttTTCAGACACAGACTGCCCTGACAcaaattaaagaccctgtaaagtgaaatccaaagtttttgacttaacactctagatatgttggaatatggttgctgtaaatgtgtaaacactgagatctacatgtgactgaattttggattgagatttaaaaagttttcacctctttccaggctttgtttaatttgagcaggaccaatatgtgggctcatggtGTCATGaccccacagtggggaatgaccccgcccctctaacactacaatgtaaaatcacagagaagttcatctcagtccagtctgttgttagctgatgtcactgcctttattgaaagttaacagtcagttaaatgctgttttttgttcattgtgaggtaaatttgccaaatctatcagccacagtggtctgtggatcatttaaagcatcataacagagatttcaGCCAAcaaacagacatgtttttttctctggcacagagccaggcagctgtacTCTGACCACAAAGTCaacattcagacattttttttaatctgagaggaacgtatttctcctgaatgggcgtggcttcagctcattcaacagacacgcccaaaccatcctggagcagattgtactgcctcatttttcatgattttgaagtttaattttataaacttgtagACAtataatttgactgaaatttgacctgggggttcataattTCGTGACCttacaacaaacataaatacagattcattttcactttacagggtctttaatccTTAGAGCTCACGgctattttttttcactatcTTGTCTCGTCTGggctgtggtgcacagtcaagctctatgcatcttttttttcaggacaacctgggctttaagaatagaTCTACTACAGTTAttt contains:
- the LOC121506731 gene encoding zinc finger MYM-type protein 1, which codes for MGRKFNRSFYSMVAQWTGRNENQGQSQGVAKATTDESLANPWPPLYQQHLCRSIFCRRRRRTCARALWVKKLQEEEDALFPAAREEVADDRLVHSDSNSDCGVDPPVSSSKWMSRLHTDQEHSSAVGFSVKCPDQSGPPDISRSRAEGPVQLQLAVFPRTAMGGAQRNFQASWYSHHTWIEYSQCKDAVYCYACRNFVLPNTDSVFTSDRGYKNGKKAMLKDRGFASHAKCEAHINVMLAWKKQVIFDVLIVTRAQKKTEENRDYIKSVAEVLLSTATLNITQRGHKETVDSGNKGNFVAILEVLGNHDLVMKKKLKTVNAKYTSNQSENELLDTLAEMVRSTIISEVKESQVFALMTDETKDAKKKEQISLVLRYYYRGTVKGSFLHFKAAEHLNAAGLANKIIHILEKYGLEYRDNLGGQVYD